Proteins from a genomic interval of Kozakia baliensis:
- a CDS encoding response regulator transcription factor — protein sequence MKILIIEDEPALGSAVRDRVRQAGHVVDWFKTLTDARAALIASSYDFLLLDLGLPDGNGRALLREIRRDCSSLAILITTAQDQVSDRIAGLSEGADDYIVKPYDLDELVARIDAVARRYAALPDNVVMIGTIRIDLARRQLERDGQTVDLSAREWAIVELLARRPGAVCSREQIEDALYGLSDDVESNAIEVFVSRIRKKTGPGLIMTVRGRGYCLAENTSR from the coding sequence ATGAAAATCCTGATTATCGAAGACGAACCTGCACTGGGCTCGGCAGTAAGAGACCGTGTGCGCCAGGCCGGACACGTCGTCGACTGGTTCAAGACCCTGACCGATGCCCGTGCAGCCCTGATCGCCTCTTCTTATGATTTCCTGCTTCTGGATCTTGGTCTTCCAGACGGTAATGGTCGGGCCCTGCTGCGGGAAATCCGGCGGGACTGTTCATCTCTGGCCATCCTGATCACGACAGCTCAGGATCAGGTCAGTGACAGGATCGCGGGGCTGTCAGAAGGCGCGGATGATTATATTGTCAAACCTTATGATCTCGACGAACTCGTCGCCCGTATTGACGCTGTTGCCAGACGTTATGCGGCCCTGCCAGACAATGTGGTCATGATTGGTACTATCAGGATCGACCTCGCGCGCCGTCAGCTTGAACGCGATGGACAGACAGTCGATCTGTCTGCGCGTGAATGGGCCATTGTCGAACTTCTTGCGCGCCGGCCTGGAGCAGTCTGCAGTCGTGAGCAGATTGAAGACGCCCTTTATGGTCTCAGTGACGATGTGGAAAGCAACGCCATTGAAGTTTTCGTCAGCAGGATAAGGAAGAAAACCGGACCGGGTCTGATCATGACGGTCAGGGGGAGAGGCTATTGTCTCGCGGAGAACACGTCCCGATGA
- a CDS encoding sensor histidine kinase: MKRWSLASRIVSGTLIIVLGALVLLSILVAAFTRYEVTERLDNSLQEVAERLEFVISELDRTDRASATPSGQIAQLPGVNRRTLAYQITTPDGRLEVRSQNAPETLFVPRLKSGFYNISLFRVYVVPSASGRHYILVGEPTFHRNEAVRRAILISVLPMVIFFPAIWILVRWRVRRAMRPLTSLQQEIRSRGGSNLAPVPPLDLPEELVSIHSAVNLLLERLKMALSTERAFAANAAHELRNPVGALLAQVQVLRNFLVGSDYEERATIIMQQARRIGRMMEKLLQLSRATSGIALTGSMFDLVPVIRFLAEELEREKNQTIEFSGASHLMIRGDMDATGILFRNLLENAVLHGSSVQAVSVIITQDHKVLICNDCETLPSEVLRDMEKPFVRGKTDAEGSGLGMAIARQIAQQLHADMVVSSPIPGTDRGVLVTVRLQVS, from the coding sequence ATGAAGCGCTGGAGTCTGGCGTCCCGTATCGTGTCCGGAACACTGATCATCGTGCTTGGTGCCCTGGTGCTTCTCAGTATTCTTGTTGCGGCCTTTACCCGCTATGAAGTTACGGAGCGTCTTGACAACTCGTTACAGGAAGTGGCCGAGCGTCTGGAGTTTGTCATCAGTGAACTGGACAGAACCGACAGGGCTTCTGCCACCCCAAGTGGTCAGATCGCGCAACTCCCCGGGGTGAACCGGCGAACGTTGGCCTACCAGATCACCACACCGGACGGTCGCCTTGAGGTCAGGTCACAGAATGCGCCGGAGACGCTATTCGTACCACGTCTGAAGTCAGGATTTTACAACATCTCATTATTCAGAGTGTATGTCGTACCATCAGCGTCTGGTCGCCATTACATTCTGGTGGGTGAGCCGACTTTTCACAGAAATGAAGCTGTCAGGCGGGCTATTCTGATTTCAGTTCTGCCAATGGTAATATTTTTCCCGGCGATCTGGATTTTGGTCCGCTGGCGTGTCCGTCGCGCCATGCGTCCTCTGACCAGCCTTCAGCAGGAAATCAGGAGCCGGGGAGGATCGAATCTGGCACCCGTTCCCCCATTGGATCTCCCCGAAGAACTGGTGTCCATTCACTCGGCCGTCAATCTCCTGCTTGAACGTCTGAAAATGGCGCTTTCGACAGAGCGCGCTTTTGCGGCCAACGCGGCCCATGAGTTGCGTAATCCAGTAGGAGCGCTTCTTGCACAGGTTCAGGTTCTCAGGAATTTTCTTGTAGGGTCGGACTATGAAGAGCGTGCAACGATCATCATGCAGCAGGCCCGCAGAATTGGCCGGATGATGGAAAAGCTGCTTCAGCTTTCACGAGCGACATCAGGGATCGCACTCACCGGGAGCATGTTCGATCTGGTGCCTGTCATTCGATTTCTGGCAGAAGAACTTGAGCGGGAAAAAAACCAGACGATTGAATTTTCTGGAGCATCTCATCTCATGATCCGGGGCGATATGGATGCAACAGGTATCCTGTTTCGCAATCTTCTCGAAAACGCCGTTCTTCATGGTTCATCTGTGCAAGCCGTCAGTGTGATCATCACGCAAGATCATAAAGTCCTAATTTGCAATGATTGCGAAACGCTGCCATCTGAAGTTTTGCGGGATATGGAAAAGCCTTTTGTCAGAGGAAAGACCGATGCCGAAGGCAGCGGCCTCGGCATGGCGATTGCGCGACAGATAGCTCAGCAGCTGCATGCAGACATGGTGGTGAGTTCGCCTA